The Octadecabacter arcticus 238 genome contains a region encoding:
- a CDS encoding LacI family DNA-binding transcriptional regulator codes for MPMMTRPVTLKDVANRAGVSTSAVSRAFTDGASVSEKMRRKVEKAASDLGYSPNALASSLTTGRTKLIGLVSNNFHNPIFLQVFDLFTRKLQDKGLRPLLMNLSDEQDALTSVRRLKQYSVDGVIVASSTLPPEFSKAFRDAGVPVVNSFGRFSTTPDVHVVGVDNSECGRMAARELVARGYASVGFMGGPETATSTQDRFRGFSQELAKHPDVARRHSFASDYSFDAGRAEMQRLIADSPLAEAYFCGDDVLSIGALSALADAGLNVPRDIGIIGFNDMEMARWENINLTTIGQPIEQIIHSSVELIVAMLDDPDRYPEVRLFPCKMVERGTLRPAP; via the coding sequence ATGCCAATGATGACCAGACCCGTCACCCTGAAAGATGTCGCGAACCGAGCGGGCGTTTCGACCTCCGCCGTGTCGCGCGCCTTTACCGATGGCGCGTCCGTGTCTGAAAAAATGCGCCGCAAGGTTGAAAAGGCCGCGTCGGACTTGGGATACTCGCCCAACGCCTTGGCCTCGTCCCTGACCACGGGGCGCACCAAATTGATCGGGCTGGTGTCCAACAACTTTCACAACCCGATTTTTTTGCAAGTCTTCGATCTGTTCACCCGCAAACTTCAGGACAAGGGCCTGCGTCCGCTGCTGATGAACCTGAGTGATGAACAAGACGCGCTGACCTCCGTGCGCCGCTTAAAACAATATTCCGTCGACGGCGTCATCGTCGCGTCTTCTACCTTGCCGCCAGAATTCTCCAAGGCATTTCGCGACGCAGGCGTGCCCGTAGTCAACAGTTTTGGGCGCTTTTCAACCACACCGGACGTCCATGTTGTCGGCGTCGACAATTCCGAATGTGGTCGCATGGCGGCGCGCGAACTGGTGGCGCGCGGCTATGCCTCTGTTGGTTTTATGGGCGGTCCGGAAACCGCCACGTCGACGCAAGACCGCTTTCGCGGCTTCTCGCAAGAACTCGCCAAACACCCCGACGTCGCGCGGCGCCATTCATTTGCCAGTGATTATTCTTTCGACGCAGGCCGCGCTGAAATGCAGCGCCTCATCGCAGACAGCCCCCTCGCAGAGGCTTATTTTTGCGGCGACGACGTGCTGTCCATCGGCGCACTCTCCGCACTTGCGGACGCAGGCCTGAACGTGCCGCGCGACATCGGCATTATCGGGTTCAACGACATGGAAATGGCACGCTGGGAGAACATCAACCTGACCACAATCGGCCAGCCAATCGAACAGATCATCCATTCTTCCGTCGAACTGATCGTTGCGATGCTGGATGATCCCGACCGCTACCCCGAGGTCCGCTTGTTCCCGTGCAAAATGGTAGAACGGGGCACCCTGCGCCCCGCTCCATAG
- a CDS encoding sugar ABC transporter substrate-binding protein, whose translation MKFSKATLFATAAIFAAPFMASTAIADGHGDDLTYILVSHAPDSDSWWNTVKNGIALAGEQMDVNVEYRNPPTGDLADMARIIEQAAASQPDGIITTLADYDVLSGPIRAAVDSGVDVIIMNSGSPAQAREVGALMYVGQPEYDAGFAAGLRASGDGVGSFLCVNHYISSPSSTERCQGFADGLGIELGNQMIDSGQDPSEVKNRVMAYLSANPETDAILTLGPTSADPTLLALDENGMAGAIYFGTFDLGENIVAGIKAGTIEWGIDQQPFLQAYLPVVVMANYHRLGVLPGNNINSGPGFVTADGLELVEKFAGEYR comes from the coding sequence ATGAAATTTTCGAAAGCCACGCTCTTTGCGACGGCTGCGATCTTTGCGGCGCCATTTATGGCGAGCACTGCGATTGCGGACGGCCACGGCGATGATTTGACCTATATTCTGGTCAGCCACGCACCTGATTCGGACAGCTGGTGGAACACTGTCAAAAACGGCATCGCCCTCGCGGGTGAGCAGATGGACGTGAACGTTGAATACCGCAACCCGCCAACAGGTGACTTGGCTGATATGGCCCGCATCATCGAACAAGCGGCCGCATCCCAGCCAGACGGTATCATTACGACACTGGCAGATTATGATGTTCTAAGTGGCCCAATCAGGGCTGCTGTTGATAGCGGTGTTGATGTGATCATCATGAACTCCGGCTCGCCTGCGCAAGCACGTGAAGTTGGTGCGCTGATGTATGTTGGTCAGCCTGAATACGATGCTGGCTTTGCGGCTGGTCTGCGTGCATCCGGTGACGGCGTTGGGTCGTTCCTTTGCGTTAACCACTACATCTCAAGCCCGTCGTCCACTGAGCGTTGCCAAGGTTTCGCCGATGGTCTGGGCATCGAACTGGGCAACCAGATGATCGATTCCGGTCAAGACCCGTCCGAGGTCAAGAACCGTGTTATGGCCTACCTTTCGGCCAATCCGGAAACCGATGCGATCCTGACGCTTGGGCCAACCTCGGCTGATCCGACGCTTCTGGCGCTGGACGAAAACGGCATGGCTGGCGCGATCTACTTTGGCACGTTTGACCTCGGTGAAAACATCGTGGCGGGCATCAAGGCGGGCACCATTGAATGGGGCATCGACCAGCAGCCGTTCCTGCAGGCCTACCTGCCGGTTGTCGTGATGGCCAACTACCACCGCTTGGGCGTTCTGCCAGGCAACAACATCAACTCCGGTCCGGGCTTTGTGACAGCTGACGGCCTTGAGTTGGTAGAAAAGTTCGCAGGCGAATACCGCTAG
- a CDS encoding cytochrome-c peroxidase, giving the protein MTTRKICAVLSLIAFSLAGPVAAQVLPDAAVDADYEVTNPAEVRLGQLLFYDAILSGNQNIACATCHHPTLGTADGVSLAIGDGGIGLGPDRIVDTDNPPEERIPRNAPALPVI; this is encoded by the coding sequence ATGACGACGAGGAAAATCTGTGCAGTTCTAAGTTTGATCGCGTTTTCATTGGCAGGACCTGTGGCAGCACAAGTGTTGCCGGACGCGGCGGTGGACGCTGATTATGAAGTCACAAACCCCGCAGAGGTTCGTTTGGGTCAATTGTTGTTTTACGACGCAATCCTGTCCGGCAACCAGAACATCGCCTGCGCGACGTGCCACCATCCGACGCTGGGCACAGCGGACGGGGTGTCTTTGGCCATCGGTGACGGTGGTATCGGGTTGGGACCGGACCGCATCGTTGATACTGACAATCCGCCAGAAGAACGCATCCCGCGCAACGCGCCTGCGCTGCCTGTAATTTGA
- the iolD gene encoding 3D-(3,5/4)-trihydroxycyclohexane-1,2-dione acylhydrolase (decyclizing), translated as MTDATIRLTTAQAIIRYLDNQFIEIDGEELRVCGGGFGIFGHGNVTCLGEALYGVQDTLPLYRGQNEQGMGFAAAAYAKQWLRQRFMFCTASAGPGTANLLTSAALAHANRLPALMLCGDTFLTRLPDPVLQQLEHFGNPTLGVNDAFKSVSRYWDRITHPAQIIQSLPNALATMLDPADCGPAFIGLPQDVQGWAFDYPEAFFAKRVHKIRRQRPCEDEIAAARAIIMSAKRPVIIAGGGVQYSRAVTELTALAEEFNIPVIETIAGRANMLADHPLNIGPVGVTGSDSANAVAAKADVIIAVGTRLQDFTTGSWTAFAKDAKIVGVNVGRHDAMKHMSAPVVGDAKVALTDLQRALKSFAVDPTWTEFAQSERVKWDAYVAKNVASGNRVNSYAQAIGVVNDMCDPRDRVVAAAGGLPAEVTANWRTKDIGTVDVEFGFSCMGYEIAGGWGARIAQSQREPDKDTIVFCGDGSYMLMNSDIYSSVLTRKKLIVLVLDNGGFAVINKLQNNTGNESFNNLIADTPTAVDPFTVDFEAHAAAMGANAETVANPAELAEAFKRAKAADKTSVIVMKVDPYEGWTTEGHTWWEVGTPEVSDSASVMEKHAEIEATRTKQRRGL; from the coding sequence ATGACCGACGCAACCATCCGCCTGACCACGGCGCAAGCGATCATTCGCTATCTCGACAATCAATTCATTGAAATTGATGGCGAAGAATTGCGCGTTTGCGGCGGTGGGTTCGGCATTTTCGGCCACGGCAATGTCACCTGTCTGGGTGAAGCGCTGTATGGCGTGCAGGACACCCTGCCGCTGTATCGTGGGCAAAATGAACAAGGCATGGGGTTCGCGGCTGCGGCCTACGCCAAGCAATGGCTGCGCCAACGGTTCATGTTTTGCACGGCCTCCGCTGGCCCTGGCACGGCGAACCTGTTGACCAGCGCCGCGCTCGCTCATGCGAACCGTTTGCCCGCGTTGATGTTGTGCGGTGACACGTTCCTGACCCGCTTGCCAGATCCGGTATTGCAGCAGCTTGAACACTTCGGAAATCCGACATTGGGCGTGAATGATGCGTTCAAATCGGTCAGCCGTTATTGGGATCGCATCACCCATCCGGCGCAGATTATTCAATCGCTGCCGAACGCTTTGGCGACAATGCTGGACCCCGCCGATTGCGGGCCAGCCTTCATCGGTCTGCCGCAAGACGTGCAGGGTTGGGCCTTTGATTATCCCGAAGCGTTCTTTGCCAAACGCGTCCATAAAATTCGCCGCCAACGTCCCTGCGAGGACGAGATCGCAGCGGCGCGCGCAATTATCATGTCGGCCAAGCGTCCGGTGATTATCGCAGGCGGCGGCGTACAATATTCGCGGGCCGTGACGGAGCTGACCGCGCTGGCAGAGGAGTTCAATATCCCTGTGATTGAAACCATCGCGGGTCGCGCGAATATGTTGGCCGATCATCCGCTGAATATCGGGCCAGTTGGTGTAACCGGATCAGACAGCGCCAATGCAGTGGCGGCCAAGGCCGACGTGATTATCGCCGTCGGGACCCGCTTGCAGGACTTTACCACCGGATCGTGGACGGCGTTTGCCAAGGACGCCAAGATTGTCGGCGTCAACGTCGGGCGCCACGATGCGATGAAACACATGTCCGCACCCGTGGTCGGCGACGCCAAGGTCGCACTGACAGACCTGCAACGCGCGTTGAAATCATTTGCCGTGGACCCAACATGGACCGAATTTGCGCAATCCGAACGCGTCAAATGGGACGCCTATGTCGCCAAGAACGTGGCATCCGGCAACCGTGTAAACTCCTACGCGCAAGCCATCGGCGTGGTGAATGATATGTGCGACCCGCGTGACCGTGTGGTCGCGGCGGCGGGTGGTTTGCCTGCCGAAGTCACCGCCAACTGGCGCACCAAGGATATCGGCACCGTGGACGTTGAATTCGGCTTCTCGTGTATGGGCTATGAAATAGCCGGCGGCTGGGGCGCGCGCATCGCACAAAGCCAGCGCGAACCGGACAAGGACACGATCGTATTTTGCGGTGACGGGTCGTACATGCTGATGAACAGCGACATCTATTCGTCCGTCTTGACCCGCAAAAAACTGATCGTTCTTGTGCTGGACAACGGCGGTTTCGCCGTCATCAACAAGCTGCAAAACAACACCGGAAATGAGTCCTTCAATAACCTGATCGCGGACACACCGACGGCTGTTGATCCTTTCACCGTGGATTTCGAAGCGCACGCCGCGGCCATGGGTGCAAACGCTGAAACCGTCGCCAACCCAGCGGAACTGGCTGAGGCATTCAAGCGCGCCAAAGCAGCCGACAAAACCAGTGTCATCGTCATGAAGGTCGACCCTTACGAGGGCTGGACCACCGAGGGACACACCTGGTGGGAGGTCGGCACACCAGAAGTGTCCGACAGCGCATCCGTGATGGAAAAGCACGCCGAAATCGAAGCGACCCGCACCAAACAACGCCGCGGACTGTAA
- a CDS encoding ABC transporter permease gives MSDVSNGDERIKETSKFRQALMRPELGGMVGTVAVFVFFGLFAFDSGMFNSQGVMNWSVVSAQFMIIAVGACLLMIAGEFDLSVGSMIGFAGMMIAIFGVTLGWPMWIAILITFVICVAFGALNGYIVVKTGLPSFIVTLATLFILRGFTIFIPQTLERKTIIGGIREAAEGDWLAPIFGAEIGGPIFVWLGDRGIINVFERGNRAGEPVVNGIPMLIVWALGLVIVGHFILTRTRFGNWIYAAGGDADAARNAGVPVNSVKIRMFMFTAFCATVFAVCQVMEFGSAGADRGILKEFEAIIAVVIGGALLTGGYGSVIGAALGALIFGVVQQGLFFANVESSLFRVFLGVILLAAVILNTYIRRTITGER, from the coding sequence ATGTCTGACGTCTCAAATGGTGACGAAAGAATCAAAGAAACGTCGAAGTTTCGACAAGCCCTGATGCGCCCTGAATTGGGTGGCATGGTTGGTACGGTCGCGGTTTTTGTGTTCTTTGGTTTGTTTGCTTTCGATAGCGGCATGTTCAATTCACAAGGCGTGATGAACTGGTCCGTGGTCTCTGCGCAATTCATGATTATCGCAGTGGGTGCGTGTCTTTTGATGATCGCGGGCGAGTTTGATTTGTCCGTCGGGTCAATGATCGGTTTTGCGGGGATGATGATCGCCATTTTCGGGGTGACGTTGGGTTGGCCGATGTGGATAGCAATTCTGATCACCTTTGTGATCTGCGTCGCGTTCGGGGCGTTGAATGGCTACATCGTGGTGAAGACTGGATTGCCTAGTTTTATTGTCACGCTGGCGACATTGTTCATCCTGCGCGGATTTACGATTTTCATTCCGCAGACGCTGGAACGTAAAACCATTATCGGTGGCATCCGCGAGGCGGCTGAAGGCGACTGGCTGGCACCGATTTTCGGGGCCGAGATCGGTGGGCCAATTTTTGTATGGCTGGGCGACAGGGGCATTATCAATGTTTTTGAACGCGGTAATCGCGCGGGCGAACCTGTTGTAAATGGCATACCGATGCTGATTGTCTGGGCGCTTGGTCTGGTGATTGTCGGGCATTTTATTTTGACCCGCACGCGGTTCGGTAATTGGATTTACGCCGCTGGTGGTGACGCCGATGCAGCGCGCAATGCCGGTGTTCCCGTAAACAGTGTGAAGATCAGAATGTTCATGTTCACAGCCTTTTGCGCCACAGTCTTTGCGGTCTGTCAGGTGATGGAATTCGGGTCCGCAGGTGCGGATCGCGGCATCCTGAAAGAGTTTGAGGCGATCATCGCGGTCGTCATCGGCGGCGCGTTGTTGACGGGTGGTTATGGGTCTGTGATCGGCGCGGCCTTGGGCGCGTTGATCTTTGGTGTCGTGCAGCAGGGGTTGTTCTTTGCCAACGTCGAATCAAGCCTGTTCCGGGTGTTCCTTGGTGTCATCCTTCTCGCGGCGGTAATCCTGAACACCTATATTCGTCGCACCATCACGGGGGAGCGTTGA
- a CDS encoding Gfo/Idh/MocA family protein: MGKAHSVAMASVGAVFDTALRPRLEMICASTPESAERYRAAFGFVRATDDWRVLVQDPQVEAIVIATPQLTHREIAEAAFALGKPVLCEKPMGADLADAEAMVAAAEGSGTANMVGYNYIRTPASQFARKLISDGVIGDVTWFRGEHTEDFLADPKAPATWRTDGMANGTMGDLAPHMINAALALIGPIDSLIAEAETVHKTRPGGEVTNDDHAQIMCRFANGTMGHMFFSRIATGRKMGYAYEITGTKGAIRFDQEDQNAIWLYKMSDDEAERGFRKILTGPAHPDYEPFCQGPGHGTGYQDQIIIEARDFLDAIHSGQPVWPTFRDGLDVARIVHTALASAQTRSWLNIHPKG; encoded by the coding sequence ATGGGCAAGGCCCATTCGGTCGCCATGGCATCCGTTGGCGCTGTGTTCGACACGGCGCTGCGCCCGCGATTGGAAATGATCTGTGCCTCGACGCCTGAATCGGCTGAACGGTACCGTGCCGCATTCGGGTTTGTGCGTGCGACGGATGATTGGCGCGTGTTGGTGCAAGATCCGCAGGTTGAGGCGATTGTCATCGCGACGCCACAATTGACCCACCGCGAGATTGCAGAGGCCGCGTTTGCTTTGGGCAAGCCGGTCCTGTGTGAAAAGCCTATGGGCGCTGATCTGGCTGATGCTGAGGCGATGGTCGCAGCCGCCGAAGGCAGCGGCACCGCCAATATGGTCGGTTATAATTACATCCGCACGCCCGCATCGCAGTTCGCCCGCAAGCTGATTTCGGACGGTGTGATCGGTGATGTGACGTGGTTTCGTGGTGAACATACCGAGGATTTTCTAGCCGATCCAAAGGCCCCGGCGACGTGGCGCACGGATGGGATGGCGAACGGCACGATGGGCGACCTTGCGCCGCATATGATCAACGCGGCCTTGGCGCTGATCGGCCCGATTGACAGCCTGATTGCCGAAGCAGAGACCGTTCACAAGACCCGCCCTGGTGGGGAGGTTACGAATGATGATCACGCCCAAATCATGTGCCGCTTTGCGAATGGCACTATGGGACATATGTTTTTCAGCCGCATCGCGACGGGCCGTAAAATGGGCTATGCCTATGAGATCACGGGCACCAAAGGCGCGATCAGGTTTGACCAAGAAGACCAGAATGCGATTTGGCTTTATAAGATGAGCGATGATGAAGCCGAGCGCGGCTTTCGCAAAATACTGACTGGACCTGCGCATCCTGATTATGAACCGTTTTGCCAAGGCCCCGGCCATGGCACCGGCTATCAAGACCAGATCATCATCGAAGCGCGCGATTTTCTGGATGCAATTCACAGCGGCCAACCAGTTTGGCCAACGTTTCGCGACGGGCTTGATGTGGCCCGTATTGTCCATACTGCACTGGCCTCTGCGCAGACGCGCAGCTGGCTGAACATCCATCCGAAAGGCTAA
- a CDS encoding ATP-binding cassette domain-containing protein, whose product MSDPIIQMKNIEKHFGSVIALAGVSVDVQAGECHCLLGDNGAGKSTFIKTMSGVHKPTKGEIVFEGKAMNFANPRDAITAGIATVHQHLGMIPLMSVSRNFFMGNEPIKKFGPIKMFDHDYANDVAMAEMRKMGINLRGPDQAVGTLSGGERQTVAIARAVHFGAKVLILDEPTSALGVRQTANVLATIDKVRKQGIAVVFITHNVRHAMAVGDRFTVLNRGKTLGTALKGEITPEKLQDMMAGGQEMATLEGSLGGTV is encoded by the coding sequence ATGTCTGATCCTATTATCCAGATGAAGAATATCGAAAAACATTTTGGCAGCGTGATTGCGCTGGCAGGGGTGTCTGTCGATGTCCAAGCAGGCGAATGTCATTGCCTATTGGGTGACAACGGCGCCGGAAAGTCGACGTTCATCAAGACCATGTCGGGGGTGCATAAACCCACAAAAGGCGAGATCGTGTTTGAGGGCAAGGCGATGAATTTCGCCAACCCGCGCGATGCGATTACCGCTGGGATTGCGACGGTGCACCAGCACCTCGGGATGATCCCATTGATGAGCGTGAGCCGGAACTTTTTTATGGGCAATGAGCCGATCAAAAAATTTGGACCGATCAAGATGTTTGATCATGACTATGCCAACGACGTTGCCATGGCCGAGATGCGCAAGATGGGCATCAATCTGCGCGGCCCCGATCAGGCGGTTGGCACCTTGTCTGGTGGTGAACGTCAGACTGTTGCGATTGCCCGCGCGGTGCATTTTGGCGCCAAAGTGCTGATTTTGGATGAGCCGACATCCGCGCTGGGCGTGCGCCAGACGGCGAATGTTCTGGCGACCATCGACAAGGTGCGCAAACAGGGCATCGCGGTTGTGTTTATCACCCACAACGTGCGCCATGCGATGGCGGTGGGGGATCGGTTCACGGTGCTGAACCGTGGCAAAACGCTGGGCACTGCGTTGAAAGGCGAAATTACGCCGGAAAAATTGCAGGATATGATGGCGGGTGGCCAAGAGATGGCGACGCTTGAAGGGTCGCTCGGCGGGACTGTCTAG
- a CDS encoding Gfo/Idh/MocA family protein, whose protein sequence is MKRLNWGMIGGGEGSQIGPAHRLGAQADGNFVLAAGALDHDAGKGRAYAQSLGVDADRAYGDWREMLAGESARDDRVDLVTVATPNSTHFEITKAFLEGGFNVLCEKPMTMSVEEGEEIVKVAAKAGKICAVNYCYSAYPMVREMREIVHTGQVGKVRLIVTNFSHGHHGDASDADNPRVRWRYDPAIAGVSGQFADCGIHALHMASFIAGDHVRKLSADFASTIDSRTLEDDAMVNFRLEGGTVGRLWTSSVAIGRQHGFDIQVFGETGGMRWASEQPNQVYYTPVGGRTQIMEKGEGGLSDEASRLSRVAIAHPEGFPLAVANIYVDLAASIRGEVRDGLPTAEDGLRSMAAVHQAVASAKADGEWVDARPPMFR, encoded by the coding sequence ATGAAGAGATTGAATTGGGGAATGATTGGTGGCGGCGAAGGCAGCCAGATCGGCCCCGCGCACCGGTTGGGCGCGCAAGCTGATGGCAATTTTGTTTTGGCTGCCGGTGCGCTGGATCACGACGCCGGCAAGGGGCGCGCCTACGCGCAGTCTTTGGGCGTGGATGCAGACCGCGCTTACGGCGATTGGCGTGAGATGTTGGCGGGGGAATCCGCGCGCGACGACCGCGTCGATCTTGTGACCGTCGCAACTCCCAACTCGACGCATTTTGAGATCACCAAGGCCTTCCTTGAGGGTGGGTTCAATGTGCTGTGCGAAAAGCCGATGACGATGAGCGTGGAAGAAGGCGAGGAGATCGTGAAGGTCGCCGCGAAAGCTGGTAAAATTTGTGCTGTGAACTACTGTTATTCCGCCTATCCGATGGTGCGCGAAATGCGAGAGATCGTGCATACGGGGCAGGTCGGCAAGGTGCGTTTGATTGTGACGAACTTTAGTCATGGACACCACGGTGACGCGAGCGATGCGGATAACCCGCGGGTAAGGTGGCGCTATGATCCGGCCATAGCGGGTGTGTCTGGCCAATTTGCCGATTGCGGAATTCATGCGCTGCACATGGCTTCGTTTATCGCAGGCGACCACGTGCGCAAGCTGTCGGCGGATTTCGCGTCGACCATTGACAGCCGCACGTTGGAAGACGACGCGATGGTGAACTTTCGGCTTGAGGGCGGCACGGTTGGGCGGCTTTGGACAAGTTCGGTGGCGATTGGTCGCCAGCACGGGTTCGACATTCAGGTGTTTGGTGAAACCGGCGGCATGCGTTGGGCGTCCGAGCAGCCCAACCAAGTCTATTACACGCCCGTTGGCGGGCGCACGCAGATCATGGAAAAGGGCGAAGGCGGGCTGTCGGATGAGGCATCGCGCCTGTCGCGTGTCGCGATTGCGCACCCCGAAGGATTCCCGTTGGCGGTGGCCAATATCTACGTTGATCTGGCCGCCTCGATCCGTGGCGAGGTCCGCGACGGGTTGCCGACAGCTGAGGACGGATTGCGATCCATGGCGGCGGTGCATCAGGCAGTGGCATCGGCCAAGGCGGATGGTGAATGGGTGGACGCAAGGCCGCCTATGTTTAGATGA
- a CDS encoding sugar phosphate isomerase/epimerase family protein, with protein MTIRIGNAPCSWGIEFASDPAYPTWKSVLKQCADAGYKGIELGPVGFMPEDPVELGEGLAEHDLELIGGVVFRPYHDPDAWGDVLDGTVRTCKALAAHGAQHLVLIDSISPRRAPTAGRVNEAEQMDKAEWTAYRDRIAETARIGVDHGLTVGIHAHAAGFMDFEPELERLLDEVDDSILKICFDTGHHSYAGFDPVAFMKRHMDRISYMHFKDIDPVVKADVVAKRTDFYTACGQGIFCNLGQGDVDFAAVRQVLIDAGFEGWCTVEQDCDPSMPGTPMEDAKANREYLQSIGF; from the coding sequence ATGACAATTCGTATCGGCAATGCGCCCTGTTCTTGGGGCATCGAATTCGCGTCCGATCCTGCGTATCCCACGTGGAAATCGGTGCTGAAGCAATGCGCTGACGCCGGATATAAGGGGATTGAACTGGGGCCTGTCGGCTTCATGCCCGAAGACCCTGTCGAGCTGGGAGAGGGTCTGGCTGAACACGATCTCGAACTAATCGGCGGCGTGGTGTTTCGCCCCTATCATGACCCTGATGCGTGGGGCGACGTGCTGGATGGCACCGTGCGAACCTGCAAGGCGTTGGCAGCACATGGTGCGCAACATCTGGTTTTAATCGACTCAATTTCACCGCGTCGTGCCCCGACGGCGGGCCGAGTGAATGAGGCCGAACAGATGGACAAGGCGGAATGGACCGCCTACCGCGACCGCATCGCCGAGACCGCCAGGATCGGTGTCGATCACGGGCTGACGGTTGGCATACACGCCCATGCGGCGGGGTTCATGGATTTTGAGCCTGAACTTGAACGCCTTCTGGATGAGGTCGATGACAGCATCCTGAAAATATGTTTCGACACGGGCCACCATTCCTACGCGGGCTTTGATCCGGTGGCGTTCATGAAGCGCCATATGGATCGCATCAGCTACATGCATTTCAAGGATATTGATCCGGTCGTGAAGGCCGATGTTGTGGCCAAGCGCACTGATTTTTACACCGCGTGCGGGCAGGGGATTTTCTGCAATCTAGGACAGGGCGATGTGGACTTTGCAGCCGTGCGTCAGGTGTTGATCGACGCTGGGTTCGAGGGTTGGTGCACGGTCGAACAGGACTGTGATCCCAGCATGCCGGGGACGCCGATGGAAGACGCGAAAGCCAACCGAGAATACCTGCAAAGCATAGGGTTTTAG